From one Danio rerio strain Tuebingen ecotype United States chromosome 19, GRCz12tu, whole genome shotgun sequence genomic stretch:
- the LOC141379013 gene encoding uncharacterized protein yields MSRQQKKGPMKPVSVEQEEEQGRPAEEEMEHKDKDEMASREPTLADLTSLFSAHMAKMDSREAVRKQEHIDQERRFKALQHQFSLLQMEVQARTSPTSDACHIDTHSLDVHGAQADTDNQQFTSPNVFHSNADLIDDRFPPPRFREPRLEKLADSDDIEHFLITFERIATACRWPKADWAFHLIPLLTSRARAAYVQMDLDDSTEYDKVKAAILVKYDINAETYRLRFRSLTVLPSEAPKELYTRLKDLYGKWIKPKGKTTEEVGEIIILEQYLRMLSPELQVWIRERDPTTAAEAAALADVFVAARGKNQSWGRKTSSEARRPPFPQFQPKSMAGLGKTPKGGSPEMKPAMTLRRPVVCYLCGQEGHTKPVCPRNVVKPTNLCYVPRGWEDKAQKPNSLLHAITVKVNGKEFPALIDTGSDQTLVSRKVVAPSSVNASNKLSICCVHGDERLVPTADLYLAVNNQPYLLEVGVVDNLPYPVVLGRDLPVLLDLIQPMSQCNMVLTRAKAKQQDEPAQTLSMLPFYNADLETSPPKPKTTRRQRRHAKLQYNASRLPAGEVDGLNPQMKLPTNISELQQNDTSLVAYFEQANQMEMGDKVIDDNCERFMISENILYRQIGSVKQLIVPKEARELVLHLSHSIPWAGHLGVRKTIERIKKYFYWPGLKADVVQYCKSCPECQLVSLHHPPRVPLQPLPLISTPFERLGMDIVGPVEKSSLGNRFLLVITDYATRYPEVFPLKSMKAKNVATCLIQFCSRVGLPREILTDQGTNFMSTLLKQVYQLLGIKSLRTTPYHPQTDGLTERFNQTLKQMLRKFVDETGKNWDQWLPYILFAYREVPQASTGFSPFELLYGHEVRGPLTLLKEMWEGIKGDREPSNVVAYVLQMRERLEKMRALARTHMAEAQKRQRTWYDQRAREREFVSGEKVLVMLPSKENKLLAKWQGPFNIKSRLGPTTYEVATPGQEHASRILHVNLLKKWVPRSEQVLLVCRVQGDEECEDQYLPQPTSADIRLDHLPEKQRRQVSPLCNPQIFSELPGHTSLIQHDVILKPDVAVRRMSYRIPEKLQEALKEEVDFMLSLGIIEPSQNRLGKAVYLTTLDLSKGYWQIPLTERARPLTAFRTPWGLFQFRFLPFGLHGAPATFQRLMDQVLQGLTFAAAYLDDIIIYSTTWEEHMQHLHEVFQRLQRAGLTANPAKCAIARKEAEYLGFVIGNGVVRPQIKKIQALEECPLPQTRKELRSFLGMAGFYNRFIPNFSSRAATLTDMVGVRCPNQCQWTEERMAAFKDIQTALTTNTVLYNPDFTKEFIVQTDASERGLGAVLLQGSPGERRPVVFISRKLFPRETRYSTIEKECLAVKWALDSLRYYLLGREFILETDHKALQWLERMRDTNGRITRWYLAMQPFRFKVHHVPGKANVTADYLSRCASETPEGRGCVMSCHMATQD; encoded by the exons ATGAGCCGTCAGCAAAAGAAGGGGCCCATGAAGCCAGTTTCTGTGGAGCAAGAGGAGGAGCAAGGAAGGCCTGCAGAGGAGGAAATGGAGCACAAGGATAAAGATGAGATGGCAAGTAGAGAGCCAACTTTGGCTGATTTAACAAGTTTGTTTAGTGCGCATATGGCAAAAATGGATTCCAGGGAGGCGGTCAGAAAGCAGGAACACATAGATCAAGAACGACGGTTTAAAGCATTACAACATCAGTTCAGTTTATTACAAATGGAAGTTCAGGCCCGCACCTCACCTACATCTGATGCCTGCCACATTGATACACATTCTCTAGATGTGCATGGTGCTCAAGCAGATACTGATAATCAGCAGTTTACCTCCCCAAATGTCTTCCACTCAAATGCTGACCTTATTGATGATCGCTTCCCACCACCAAGATTTCGGGAACCTCGATTAGAGAAGTTGGCTGATTCTGATGATATAGAGCACTTCTTAATAACTTTTGAACGAATCGCTACAGCCTGTCGCTGGCCTAAAGCTGACTGGGCATTTCATTTGATCCCTCTATTAACTAGCAGGGCAAGAGCTGCATATGTCCAAATGGACCTGGATGACTCTACCGAGTATGATAAGGTTAAAGCTGCCATCTTGGTAAAGTATGACATAAATGCTGAAACTTATAGGCTGAGATTTCGTTCCCTCACTGTTCTCCCTTCTGAGGCTCCCAAGGAGTTGTATACCAGACTTAAAGACCTGTATGGAAAGTGGATTAAGCCCAAAGGAAAAACTACTGAAGAGGTAggagaaataattattttagaaCAATATCTGCGAATGCTTTCTCCTGAACTTCAGGTCTGGATAAGGGAGCGTGACCCCACGACAGCAGCAGAGGCTGCTGCCTTAGCGGATGTCTTTGTGGCAGCAAGGGGGAAGAATCAGTCCTGGGGCAGGAAAACAAGCAGTGAGGCACGAAGACCACCCTTTCCTCAATTTCAACCAAAATCCATGGCTGGATTGGGTAAGACTCCTAAGGGAGGTTCCCCAGAAATGAAACCTGCTATGACTCTGAGAAGACCAGTGGTCTGCTATCTCTGTGGACAAGAGGGGCACACAAAACCTGTTTGTCCAAGGAATGTAGTTAAACCGACTAATCTGTGTTATGTTCCTAGAGGTTGGGAGGATAAAGCCCAGAAGCCAAATTCCTTGCTGCATGCCATCACTGTGAAAGTGAATGGTAAAGAGTTTCCTGCTCTGATTGATACTGGGAGTGACCAGACACTGGTGAGTCGGAAGGTTGTGGCTCCATCTTCAGTTAATGCAAGTAATAAGCTTTCCATTTGCTGTGTTCACGGTGATGAGAGATTGGTGCCTACTGCAGATCTATATCTGGCTGTTAACAACCAACCCTACTTGCTAGAGGTGGGGGTAGTGGATAATCTTCCCTATCCTGTAGTGTTAGGACGAGATTTGCCAGTGCTTTTGGATCTTATCCAGCCCATGTCACAGTGCAATATGGTACTTACTAGAGCCAAGGCAAAACAACAAGATGAACCAGCACAAACTCTGTCAATGTTGCCATTTTATAATGCTGATCTAGAAACCAGTCCTCCAAAACCCAAGACGACTAGACGACAAAGGAGACATGCAAAGTTGCAATATAATGCCTCTCGTCTGCCTGCAGGTGAAGTAGATGGTCTTAATCCACAAATGAAATTACCcaccaacattagtgaattgcaGCAAAATGACACCAGTCTTGTTGCATATTTCGAGCAAGCAAACCAGATGGAGATGGGCGATAAAGTGATTGATGATAACTGTGAGCGATTTATGATTTCAGAGAACATACTCTACCGTCAGATTGGATCAGTGAAACAGCTGATTGTTCCAAAGGAGGCTCGGGAACTTGTTCTTCACTTGAGCCACTCAATCCCATGGGCTGGCCACCTAGGGGTAAGGAAAACCATAGAACGGATCAAGAAGTATTTCTACTGGCCTGGTCTGAAGGCTGATGTTGTTCAGTATTGCAAGAGCTGCCCTGAGTGTCAACTGGTATCTCTCCATCATCCACCTCGAGTACCACTACAGCCACTTCCTTTGATTAGTACTCCGTTTGAAAGACTGGGCATGGATATCGTTGGCCCAGTAGAAAAAAGCAGCTTGGGTAATAGATTTCTGCTGGTTATCACAGATTATGCTACAAGGTACCCAGAGGTATTCCCTTTGAAATCTATGAAAGCAAAGAACGTGGCAACCTGTTTAATCCAGTTCTGTTCCAGAGTCGGGTTACCCCGTGAAATTCTTACTGACCAAGGGACTAACTTTATGTCTACTCTGTTGAAGCAGGTCTACCAGTTGCTGGGTATTAAGAGTCTGCGCACAACTCCATACCATCCGCAGACTGATGGGCTCACTGAGCGGTTtaatcaaaccttgaagcagatgctCAGAAAGTTTGTTGATGAGACTGGTAAGAATTGGGACCAGTGGCTTCCCTATATACTTTTTGCTTATCGGGAGGTTCCCCAAGCATCAACTGGGTTTTCTCCCTTTGAGCTTTTGTATGGGCATGAAGTTCGGGGACCTTTGACCCTACTTAAAGAGATGTGGGAAGGTATTAAAGGAGACCGGGAGCCTTCTAATGTTGTGGCTTATGTCTTGCAAATGCGGGAGCGTCTGGAGAAAATGAGAGCTTTGGCAAGAACCCATATGGCGGAGGCCCAGAAACGCCAACGAACATGGTATGATCAGCGAGCACGTGAAAGAGAATTTGTGAGTGGGGAAAAGGTGTTGGTGATGTTGCCTAGCAAGGAGAACAAGCTTTTGGCCAAGTGGCAGGGCCCTTTTAATATCAAGAGCCGGCTAGGCCCTACAACTTATGAAGTGGCAACTCCAGGTCAGGAGCATGCCAGCAGAATACTGCATGTGAATCTGTTAAAAAAGTGGGTGCCCCGTTCTGAACAGGTACTGCTTGTATGCCGTGTCCAAGGAGATGAGGAGTGTGAGGATCAATATCTGCCTCAGCCAACATCTGCTGACATTAGGCTGGACCATCTGCCTGAAAAACAACGAAGACAGGTGAGCCCTCTTTGCAATCCTCAAATATTTTCTGAGTTGCCGGGTCACACTTCTCTGATCCAACATGATGTGATCCTGAAACCTGATGTTGCTGTTAGACGTATGAGTTACAGAATACCTGAGAAATTGCAAGAGGCCTTGAAGGAGGAAGTGGACTTTATGCTGAGCCTAGGGATCATAGAACCTTCCCAGA ATCGATTGGGCAAAGCAGTATACCTGACCACACTGGATCTTTCTAAAGGATACTGGCAAATACCTTTGACTGAACGGGCCCGGCCTTTGACAGCATTTAGGACACCATGGGGCCTATTCCAGTTCCGATTTCTTCCCTTTGGCCTGCATGGGGCACCGGCAACATTTCAGAGGCTTATGGACCAGGTATTGCAAGGGTTAACGTTTGCTGCAGCTTATCTTGATGATATTATAATTTACAGTACAACCTGGGAGGAGCACATGCAACATCTCCATGAAGTCTTCCAACGGCTCCAAAGAGCTGGTCTGACTGCTAATCCTGCGAAGTGTGCCATAGCCCGGAAAGAGGCAGAATACCTGGGCTTTGTCATTGGCAATGGAGTGGTGCGACCACAGATTAAGAAGATTCAGGCACTGGAAGAATGTCCTTTACCACAGACACGTAAGGAGTTAAGATCATTTCTTGGAATGGCAGGCTTCTATAACCGCTTTATTCCTAACTTCTCCAGTAGAGCTGCTACCTTGACTGACATGGTGGGTGTCCGGTGCCCGAATCAATGCCAATGGACTGAAGAGAGGATGGCTGCATTCAAAGACATACAGACTGCATTGACAACCAACACTGTACTGTATAATCCAGACTTCACCAAAGAATTTATTGTGCAGACAGACGCCTCTGAAAGAGGTTTAGGAGCAGTACTGTTACAGGGATCCCCAGGTGAGCGACGACCTGTAGTCTTCATTAGCCGCAAACTCTTTCCAAGAGAAACCCGTTATTCCACAATTGAGAAGGAATGTTTGGCGGTGAAATGGGCCTTAGACTCCTTGAGATATTATTTGCTTGGAAGAGAATTCATACTGGAAACAGACCACAAAGCACTCCAATGGCTGGAAAGAATGAGAGATACTAATGGGCGAATCACAAGGTGGTACCTGGCCATGCAACCATTCCGATTTAAGGTCCACCACGTTCCTGGCAAGGCAAATGTAACTGCAGACTATCTTTCCCGCTGTGCCAGCGAGACGCCCGAAGGGAGGGGGTGTGTGATGTCCTGTCATATGGCCACACAAGACTGA